From a single Macrobrachium rosenbergii isolate ZJJX-2024 chromosome 9, ASM4041242v1, whole genome shotgun sequence genomic region:
- the LOC136841965 gene encoding uncharacterized protein translates to MAEVGRATISRHDGKTVQQTRSPSKLRKILWILFCISLVAWAIKQCYQIVKDYNAHPIQITRSIGEDSVAEFPAVTVCNLNPLPKTENLDNHDAWGTFLSLEKQTYLPDCHWSVTPTDSETSENTNTNNRSRFTDTSFRRTGESDTNTDYSKHSAAPPPKAQATSNGATGSQGGSGIRAKREQDQPNSRHRTLASNDWLNTGGNEQFHSRMSSTDWFNTGGSRPAYAWAPVSLRRCSNYLIVEGKENVPWAAVSRERFWQLRTLLISWSDLGCLLIDRTFS, encoded by the exons atggcggaggtgggccGGGCTAcaatttcccgccacgacgggaaaacagtacagcagactcg GAGCCCATCGAAATTACGCAAGATTCTGTGGATTCTCTTCTGCATATCATTAGTGGCCTGGGCTATCAAACAGTGTTATCAAATCGTGAAGGATTACAACGCACATCCAATACAGATCACAAGAAGT ATTGGCGAGGATAGCGTAGCAGAATTCCCGGCAGTGACTGTCTGCAATTTGAACCCTCTGCCGAAGACGGAGAATTTGGACAATCACGATGCCTGGGGAACCTTCCTCTCCTTGGAGAAACAAACATACCTTCCAG ATTGCCATTGGAGTGTTACTCCCACGGACTCCGAAACATCCGAGAACACGAATACGAACAATCGTAGTCGGTTTACGGATACATCTTTCAGACGTACTGGTGAGTCTGATACGAACACTGACTACAGCAAACACAGTGCCGCACCACCCCCAAAGGCACAAGCAACGTCCAACGGAGCCACGGGCAGCCAAGGAGGAAGTGGAATCCGTGCGAAGAGGGAGCAAGATCAACCCAACAGCCGGCACCGGACCTTGGCCTCTAATGACTGGCTCAACACAGGAGGAAATGAACAGTTCCACTCTAGGATGTCCTCCACCGATTGGTTCAACACAGGAGGATCCAGGCCTGCCTATGCATGGGCACCGGTAAGTCTTAGACGCTGTTCTAATTACCTCAttgttgaagggaaagagaatgtGCCGTGGGCTGCTGTTAGCAGAGAACGATTTTGGCAACTTCGCACACTGTTGATTTCATGGAGTGATTTAGGATGTCTTCTGATTGACagaacattttcttaa